The Sporichthyaceae bacterium genome includes the window GCTGTCGGCGGGCCGGCCGTGCACGAACCAGCTCTCTCGCAGCCGACGCAGCACCGCCGCGGAGACCGGCTCACCCTGGAAGTCGGCCGCCTTCGCGACCCGGCAGGCCGTCTCGCAGTCGGACATGGCCCAGTGCAACGGGATCGGTCCGGGCATCCCGGTGGCCTCGGTGACCGGCACCAGGTACTGCTCGTAGGCCACGCGGGCCGCCTCGGTGCGCGCCTCGAGCCCGAACACCTGCGCCCACCCGGGCGAGAAGATCCCCAGCAGCACCCGCCGCCAGGTGCGGATGCGATCGCCGTACTGCCACTGCAGGCGACGGAACTTGGGCTCGGTGCCCCACGCCCAGGAGCACGCCGGGTCGGTGTACTCGACGACCTCGATCCAGGTCACCAGAGACCTCCAGGTCCACGGGAGGGCCCGACGGTAACCGGCGCGCAAAGGGGCGCGCTTCAGCTTGAAGCGCTCAACTGACGGCCCGTGGTCTGGGCCTTCCGACGGGTGGCGCACAGGTCTCCAGCGTGGCCTCGCCGACGCCGATCGCGCGCAGCATCGCGGCAACCTCGCCCGCCACCTCGATCACGACCTGCGGCGGCCCCGCGGCCGGGACCCGGGCCCGGGCCGCGATCCGCCCGGCCAGCATGGCCAGCGACATCGCGGCCTGCAGGTCGGGGCAGCCGACGCGCAGGCGACGTTCGCCGCCGGTCGTCGGCATCGTCCCGGTGGCCAGCACCGCGGCCCGCCAGGCCGCGACCTGACAGCAGGCCGCGGAGACCATCACATGCTGCGGAATGCCACTCACGGCACGGCCGGTGCCGTCGCACAGGCCGGCCTTGCGAGCCAGCGCCGGCGCGCCGGTGTCGATGCGCACGACCCACCGCGACCCGATCCCGGCCCGACCCGGTGTCCTCTCGACCCTGGGCTCCGAACCCAGCAATGAGGTCACCGCGATCGCCAGTCGGCGCGCGGCACCGGGGTGGTCGAGCACGGCGCTCAACCGCATGCTGCCGCCCTCGAACCGAACTTGCCCGGCCAGGCGCAGCATCACCGCGGTCTCGGTGAACGTGCAGCAGCGCGCGGCCAACGGGCGCCGGGCCAGGTCGTCCTTGACCAGGACGGTCGGGCTCAGCAGGCCCGGCCCAGGTTCCGCGCATGCCGCGGTCATGGTCGGACAC containing:
- the whiA gene encoding DNA-binding protein WhiA — encoded protein: MTAACAEPGPGLLSPTVLVKDDLARRPLAARCCTFTETAVMLRLAGQVRFEGGSMRLSAVLDHPGAARRLAIAVTSLLGSEPRVERTPGRAGIGSRWVVRIDTGAPALARKAGLCDGTGRAVSGIPQHVMVSAACCQVAAWRAAVLATGTMPTTGGERRLRVGCPDLQAAMSLAMLAGRIAARARVPAAGPPQVVIEVAGEVAAMLRAIGVGEATLETCAPPVGRPRPRAVS